A DNA window from Argopecten irradians isolate NY chromosome 10, Ai_NY, whole genome shotgun sequence contains the following coding sequences:
- the LOC138332697 gene encoding uncharacterized protein has translation MYTDGVCDTDGVCDTDGVCDTDGVCILRLYTDGVCDTDGVYDTDGICYTDGICNTDGVCDTDGVCDTDGVCDTDGVCDTDGVCDTDGLFILTVYVILTVYVYTDGVCDTDGVCYTDGVCDTDGSMYTDGVCETDGVFDTDGVCDTDGVYDTDGICNTEVVFYTDGNHM, from the exons atgtatactgacggtgtatgtgatactgacggtgtatgtgatactgacggtgtatgtgatactgacggtgtatgtatACTGAGGTTatatactgacggtgtatgtgatactgacggtgtataTGATACTGACGGTA TATGTTATACTGACggtatatgtaatactgacggtgtatgtgatactgacggtgtatgtgatactgacggtgtatgtgatactgacggtgtatgtgatactgacggtgtatgtgatactgacggttTATttatactgacggtgtatgtgatactgacggtgtatgtgtatactgacggtgtatgtgatactgacggtgtatgttatactgacggtgtatgtgatactgacggtaGTATgtatactgacggtgtatgtgaaACTGACGGTGTATttgatactgacggtgtatgtgatactgacggcGTATATGATACTGACggtatatgtaatactgaagTTGTATTTTATACTGACGGTAACCATATGtaa